ATTTCCAGCAAGAACAGTGCTTTCCGTGGCGGGATTGAGTTCAGCGGCATACTACGGCAGGAAGAGTTCGGTACAGAAAAAGAAACGTGGACCGAAAACAGAAATTAATGACGATGAATTGCTGTCGCTGATCAAAGAAGAGATCGCGGGATTGAAATTTTACGGGATGGGATATATCAAAATTTGGATTAGGATAAATAGGAAGCTTGAGAAGAAAGGGTTATCGGTCGGTAAGGCAAGAACTTACAGGGTAATGAAGGACAATAATCTCCTCCAGAAAAGCCCGGAGAAGCCTGTGAAGAACAAGCATGACGGGAAGATCATAACCGGCAAACCGAACGTTATGTGGGCGACCGACGGGAAGCGGTTCTGGACGCGGAAGGAAGGATGGTGCTGGTTCTTCGGGGTCAGCGATCATTTCAACTCGGAGATTATCGCGTTTCATACCGCAGGGAACGGTGTCCGTTTCAGGGCTTGATGACGAAGTCGGATTTTTATTCTTTTCTGTCACTGCGAGTCCCCGCGCTACAATATTTTTTCGATGCGCGGGGTGAAGCAGTCTGTTTTATTTAATAACTAATAATAAAATAGATTGCTTCGGCTATGGTTCGGCATTCCGCTGAACGCGGGACCTGTCTGCCTTCTACCGAAGGTAGAAGGCAGGCAAGCGCTCACCATGACGCCTCGCAATGACAAAAAACAGTTCGTCAACACGCCCTTTCAGGAGGCGGTTTATCAGCGGGAATCACCATTTGTACCTGTATACTGAACCAGAAGTCGATCCCTTATCATTATCATAATATGCTCCGATAATCGCGGTATTTCCGTCAGGTGTGATCGCGATGCTATATCCGAAATTATCGTTAGCCTCTCCGTCGTATGCCGTCACTTTATTTGTCTCCCAAGTCAAGCCGTTCCAATGGAAACGATATACCGACCCGGATTCAGCTCCTTTATCGTCATCCCCGATCGCTCCTACGATAAACGTATTCCCGTCGGGTGTCAAATCAAGACTAAACCCGAATTTATCGTTGGGCGCACCGTCCGGAGCAGTGAATTTATTGGTGATCCAAATCGCGCCATCCTTCTTAAAAAGATATACCGATCCGGAATAATCTCCTTTATCGTCATCACCTACCGCGCTGACCAAAATCGTATTGGCATCTGGCGTAACCGCCAACCGG
This genomic stretch from Brevinematales bacterium harbors:
- a CDS encoding DUF1153 domain-containing protein, translated to MSKERWSAQKKQDIVIRVIRGESLEELSREYKVTVSELLEWQRLFLQSGREGLKVHGKSPVEKELENAEKKIGRMAMELELYKKKRRFPESEKKEFIAEYVGKESEYNGKPFPARTVLSVAGLSSAAYYGRKSSVQKKKRGPKTEINDDELLSLIKEEIAGLKFYGMGYIKIWIRINRKLEKKGLSVGKARTYRVMKDNNLLQKSPEKPVKNKHDGKIITGKPNVMWATDGKRFWTRKEGWCWFFGVSDHFNSEIIAFHTAGNGVRFRA